From Streptomyces yatensis, one genomic window encodes:
- a CDS encoding YraN family protein — protein sequence MNARGALGRYGEDVAVRRLAEAGMTVLERNWRCRDGEIDIVALDAGALVVCEVKTRREGGYEHPMAAVRPDKTERLRRLAECWLERHGGPPPGGVRIDVVAVVLPRRGAPVVEHVRGVA from the coding sequence ATGAACGCCCGAGGAGCGCTGGGCCGCTACGGCGAGGATGTGGCGGTCCGCAGGCTGGCGGAAGCCGGGATGACCGTCCTGGAGCGCAATTGGCGGTGCCGTGACGGCGAGATCGACATCGTCGCGCTCGACGCCGGTGCGCTGGTGGTGTGCGAGGTCAAGACGCGCCGCGAGGGTGGCTATGAGCATCCGATGGCGGCCGTCCGACCGGACAAGACCGAGCGGCTGCGGCGGCTGGCGGAGTGCTGGCTGGAGCGGCACGGCGGCCCGCCGCCGGGCGGCGTGCGGATCGACGTGGTGGCGGTGGTGCTGCCCCGCCGGGGCGCGCCCGTGGTCGAGCATGTGCGAGGGGTGGCCTGA
- the dprA gene encoding DNA-processing protein DprA, giving the protein MSAPSAGGRGAAVPALFSDPWEGHGVQGEGQGALDQGHSTPYREHGALDARQGTPGEGQDVLGAGHGVQDEGEGLPERWGVPDEERLARAALTRLVEPGDQTVGRWLRRMGPVALWRALTGKAKPPPGATGDRLAGCALRAAGADPVADLALIARCGGRFICPGDLDWPGQLDDLGDARPVGLWVRGPAGLRMWALRSVAVVGARACSDYGAHVAATLGTGLAERGWVVVSGAAHGVDGAAHRGALAAGGATIAVLASGVDVPYPRGHAELIERIAEQGLVLAELPPGAHPTRPRFVLRNRVIAALTRGTVVVEAQFRSGSLVTARRAQQLGRSTMGVPGPVTSGLSAGVHELLRGEAVLVTDAAEVAELIGGIGDLAPERRGPLVARDLLDPVTARVLEALSARGGNDLREVARESGTGCDEALGRLHELLALGFVERHGDRWELVRPVSPGDGARRGDPPNRGNRVKGLRR; this is encoded by the coding sequence ATGTCCGCGCCTTCGGCGGGCGGCCGCGGCGCCGCCGTCCCCGCCCTGTTCTCGGATCCCTGGGAGGGGCACGGCGTCCAGGGCGAGGGGCAGGGAGCCCTGGATCAGGGGCACAGCACGCCGTACAGGGAGCACGGAGCCCTGGACGCGAGGCAGGGGACCCCGGGCGAGGGACAGGACGTCCTGGGCGCGGGACACGGCGTCCAGGACGAGGGAGAGGGGCTCCCCGAGCGGTGGGGCGTCCCGGATGAGGAGCGGCTCGCTCGGGCGGCGCTCACCCGGCTCGTGGAGCCCGGGGATCAGACGGTGGGGCGCTGGCTGCGCCGCATGGGGCCGGTGGCGCTGTGGCGGGCGCTCACCGGGAAGGCCAAGCCCCCGCCCGGGGCGACCGGGGACCGGCTGGCCGGATGCGCCCTGCGGGCGGCCGGGGCGGACCCGGTCGCCGACCTCGCGCTGATCGCCCGGTGCGGAGGGCGGTTCATCTGCCCCGGGGATCTGGACTGGCCCGGTCAGCTCGACGATCTCGGGGACGCTCGCCCGGTCGGGTTATGGGTGCGCGGCCCGGCCGGCCTGCGGATGTGGGCGCTGCGCTCGGTCGCCGTGGTGGGCGCGCGGGCCTGCAGCGACTACGGCGCGCATGTCGCGGCGACGCTCGGCACAGGGCTCGCCGAGCGCGGCTGGGTGGTCGTTTCCGGTGCGGCCCACGGTGTGGACGGCGCGGCTCACCGAGGGGCGCTCGCCGCGGGCGGGGCCACCATCGCGGTGCTCGCCTCCGGTGTGGACGTCCCCTATCCGCGCGGGCATGCCGAGTTGATCGAGCGCATCGCGGAACAGGGCTTGGTGCTGGCCGAGTTGCCGCCCGGAGCGCATCCGACGCGCCCCCGATTCGTGCTCCGCAACCGGGTCATCGCCGCGCTCACCCGGGGCACGGTCGTGGTCGAGGCCCAGTTCCGCAGCGGATCGCTGGTCACCGCGCGCCGGGCACAACAGCTCGGGCGGTCCACCATGGGGGTGCCGGGGCCGGTGACGAGCGGGCTGTCCGCCGGGGTGCACGAACTGCTGCGCGGTGAGGCGGTCCTGGTCACCGACGCCGCCGAAGTGGCCGAGCTCATCGGCGGCATCGGAGACCTCGCCCCGGAGCGGCGGGGCCCGCTGGTCGCCCGGGACCTGCTCGATCCCGTGACGGCACGGGTGCTCGAAGCGTTGTCGGCACGAGGCGGCAACGACCTGCGGGAGGTGGCCCGGGAATCCGGGACCGGCTGCGACGAGGCACTGGGCCGGCTCCATGAACTGCTCGCCCTGGGCTTTGTCGAACGTCATGGCGATCGATGGGAGTTGGTCCGTCCCGTGAGCCCGGGCGACGGCGCACGGCGAGGCGATCCCCCGAATCGGGGCAATCGGGTGAAAGGGTTGAGGCGATGA
- a CDS encoding TetR/AcrR family transcriptional regulator has protein sequence MQRAALLEAARTLLSEGGTEALTFPALAERTGLARSSVYEYFRSRAAVVEELCAVDFPVWAAEVEAAMERADGPEAKIEAYVRRQLALVGDRRHRAVVAISAGELDSGAREKIRAAHGGLIAMVVEALATLGHEQPRLSAVLLQGVVDAAVRRIELGVAEDPERITEAAVAMALRGVRG, from the coding sequence ATGCAGCGCGCGGCCCTGCTGGAGGCCGCCCGCACCCTGCTGTCCGAGGGCGGCACGGAGGCGCTGACCTTCCCCGCCCTCGCCGAGCGCACGGGACTCGCACGGTCCTCCGTCTATGAGTACTTCCGCTCGCGCGCCGCCGTGGTCGAGGAGCTGTGCGCCGTCGACTTCCCGGTCTGGGCCGCCGAGGTCGAGGCCGCCATGGAGCGGGCCGACGGGCCGGAGGCGAAGATCGAGGCGTATGTCCGCCGGCAGCTGGCGCTCGTCGGCGACCGCCGGCACCGCGCGGTGGTGGCGATCTCCGCCGGTGAGCTGGACTCGGGCGCGCGGGAGAAGATCCGCGCCGCCCATGGCGGACTGATCGCCATGGTGGTCGAGGCCCTCGCGACCCTCGGGCATGAGCAGCCGCGGCTCTCGGCCGTGCTGCTCCAAGGCGTGGTGGACGCGGCGGTCCGGCGCATCGAGCTGGGCGTGGCCGAGGACCCCGAGCGGATCACCGAGGCGGCCGTC
- the whiG gene encoding RNA polymerase sigma factor WhiG, which produces MPQHISGSDSAAPPAARGAVRPAAPSSLDELWRSYKTTGDGRLREQLILHYSPLVKYVAGRVSVGLPSNVEQADFVSSGVFGLIDAIEKFDPERAIKFETYAITRIRGAMIDELRALDWIPRSVRQKARAVERAYATLEAQLRRTPSEAEVAAEMDISIEELHGVFSQLSLANVVALEELLHVGGEGGDRLSLMDTLEDTAADNPVEVAEDRELRRLLARAINTLPEREKTVVTLYYYEGLTLAEIGQVLGVTESRVSQIHTKSVLQLRAKLADVGR; this is translated from the coding sequence ATGCCCCAGCACATCTCCGGGTCTGACAGCGCGGCGCCGCCCGCGGCTCGCGGCGCGGTGCGCCCTGCCGCGCCCTCATCGCTCGACGAGCTGTGGCGGTCGTACAAGACCACGGGCGACGGCCGGCTGCGGGAGCAGCTGATCCTGCACTACTCACCGCTGGTGAAATATGTGGCCGGCCGGGTCAGCGTCGGGCTGCCCTCCAATGTCGAGCAGGCGGACTTCGTCTCGTCCGGGGTCTTCGGACTCATCGACGCCATCGAGAAGTTCGACCCCGAGCGCGCCATCAAGTTCGAGACCTACGCGATCACCCGGATCCGCGGCGCGATGATCGACGAATTGCGGGCACTGGACTGGATCCCGCGGTCGGTCCGTCAGAAGGCCCGGGCCGTGGAGCGGGCGTACGCCACGCTGGAGGCCCAGCTGCGCCGCACCCCCTCGGAGGCCGAGGTGGCGGCCGAGATGGACATCAGCATCGAGGAACTGCACGGCGTCTTCAGCCAGTTGTCGCTCGCCAATGTGGTCGCCCTGGAGGAGCTGCTGCATGTCGGCGGCGAGGGCGGCGACCGGCTCAGCCTCATGGACACCCTCGAGGACACCGCCGCGGACAATCCGGTGGAGGTGGCCGAGGACCGGGAGCTGCGCCGGCTGCTCGCCCGAGCGATCAACACCCTCCCGGAGCGGGAGAAGACCGTGGTCACGCTGTATTACTACGAGGGCCTCACGCTCGCCGAGATCGGCCAGGTGCTCGGCGTCACCGAGAGCAGGGTCAGCCAGATCCACACCAAATCGGTGCTCCAGCTGCGGGCGAAACTCGCCGACGTAGGACGCTGA
- a CDS encoding YifB family Mg chelatase-like AAA ATPase: MGFARTCSVALVGVEGVVVEVQADLEPGVAAFTLVGLPDKSLVESRDRVRAAVVNSGGEWPQRKLTVGLSPASVPKGGSGFDLAVACAVLGAAERVDPREIADLMMIGELGLDGRVRPVRGVLPAVLAASEAGYRQVVVPEQTAGEAALVPGVSVLGVRSLRQLIAVLTDEPVPEEEETQELGRPDPMLAGLTVPGAGMGTGVAAVPGSGAGRPDMAEVAGQRAARTALEVAAAGGHHLFLSGPPGAGKTMLAERLPGLLPPLTQQEALEVTAVHSVAGVLPPGQPLVKSPPYCAPHHSATMAALVGGGNGLPRPGAVSLAHRGVLFLDEAPEFSGKALDALRQPLESGHVVVARSAGMMRMPARFLLMLAANPCPCGRYGLVGDICECTPTTVRRYQARLSGPLLDRVDLRVHVEAVSRAELTGARAGAEHSASVAARVREARERAAARLQDTPWRLNSEVPGHELRTRWQPSSGALREAERDMERGLLTARGLDRVLRVAWTVADLAGHDRPEAPDIAQALQLRTGISRGVPVAAGER; the protein is encoded by the coding sequence ATGGGGTTCGCCCGCACCTGTTCGGTGGCGCTGGTCGGGGTCGAGGGCGTCGTGGTCGAGGTCCAGGCCGATCTGGAGCCGGGAGTGGCCGCCTTCACCCTCGTCGGACTGCCCGACAAGAGCCTGGTCGAGAGCCGGGACCGGGTCCGCGCGGCGGTCGTCAATTCCGGTGGCGAATGGCCGCAGCGGAAGCTCACGGTCGGGCTCAGCCCGGCCTCCGTCCCCAAGGGCGGCAGCGGCTTCGACCTGGCCGTGGCCTGTGCGGTGCTCGGCGCGGCCGAGCGCGTGGACCCGCGTGAGATCGCCGATCTGATGATGATCGGCGAGCTGGGCCTGGACGGCCGGGTCCGGCCGGTCCGCGGGGTGCTGCCCGCCGTGCTCGCCGCCTCCGAGGCGGGATACCGCCAGGTCGTGGTCCCCGAGCAGACGGCGGGAGAGGCGGCCCTGGTGCCGGGCGTCTCGGTGCTGGGCGTGCGGAGCCTGCGCCAGCTGATCGCGGTGCTGACGGACGAGCCGGTGCCCGAGGAGGAGGAGACCCAGGAGCTGGGCCGCCCCGATCCGATGCTGGCGGGCCTCACCGTGCCCGGCGCCGGTATGGGCACCGGTGTCGCCGCCGTGCCCGGGAGCGGGGCGGGGCGGCCCGATATGGCCGAGGTCGCCGGGCAGCGGGCCGCGCGCACCGCCCTGGAGGTCGCCGCCGCGGGCGGGCACCACCTCTTCCTCAGCGGGCCTCCGGGCGCCGGGAAGACCATGCTGGCCGAGCGGCTGCCGGGGCTGCTGCCGCCGCTCACCCAGCAGGAGGCCCTGGAGGTCACCGCGGTCCATTCGGTCGCCGGGGTCCTCCCGCCGGGTCAGCCGCTGGTGAAGAGCCCGCCGTACTGCGCCCCGCATCACTCGGCGACCATGGCCGCGCTCGTCGGCGGGGGAAATGGCCTGCCCAGACCCGGCGCGGTCTCGCTCGCCCACCGCGGAGTGCTCTTCCTGGACGAGGCTCCCGAGTTCAGCGGGAAGGCGCTGGACGCCCTGCGGCAGCCCCTGGAGTCGGGGCATGTGGTGGTGGCCCGGTCCGCCGGGATGATGCGGATGCCGGCGCGCTTCCTGCTGATGCTGGCGGCCAATCCCTGTCCGTGCGGGCGCTATGGGCTGGTGGGCGACATCTGCGAGTGCACACCCACCACGGTCCGCCGCTATCAGGCGAGGCTGTCGGGGCCGCTGCTGGACCGGGTGGACCTGCGTGTCCATGTCGAGGCGGTGAGCCGGGCCGAGCTCACCGGGGCGCGTGCCGGGGCGGAGCACAGCGCGTCCGTCGCGGCCCGGGTCCGGGAGGCCCGGGAGCGGGCCGCCGCCCGCCTCCAGGACACCCCCTGGCGGCTGAACAGCGAGGTGCCGGGCCATGAGCTGCGCACCCGCTGGCAGCCGTCCTCCGGCGCGCTGCGCGAGGCCGAGCGCGATATGGAGCGCGGGCTGCTCACCGCCCGAGGGCTCGACCGGGTGCTGAGGGTCGCCTGGACCGTCGCCGACCTGGCTGGGCACGACCGGCCCGAGGCGCCGGACATCGCCCAGGCGCTGCAGCTGCGCACCGGGATCAGTCGCGGGGTGCCGGTCGCGGCGGGGGAGCGCTGA